Proteins from a genomic interval of Desulfovibrio desulfuricans:
- the lipB gene encoding lipoyl(octanoyl) transferase LipB, translated as MYAFDLGCAAYQRAFEIQKQAQAYVLQGGDDILLLLEHPPTVTLGKNSGQENLPPNLASIWGSAVDVVHSTRGGNITCHFPGQLVAYPIINLKKRSGGVRAYVNDVEETAIRTVRRFGIEAARKPGFPGVWVGGSKIASLGIAVQRHVTLHGLAMNVDRDLSLFNIITPCGLDGVTATSVQREQNGDPATMDAVKACFLEAFCEVFSQPLPPLQSTQACEALLAGQP; from the coding sequence ATGTACGCATTTGATCTCGGCTGCGCCGCCTACCAGCGCGCCTTTGAAATACAAAAACAGGCGCAGGCTTACGTGCTTCAGGGCGGCGACGACATTCTGCTGCTTCTGGAGCATCCGCCCACCGTCACCCTTGGCAAAAACTCCGGCCAGGAGAATCTGCCTCCCAACCTCGCCAGCATTTGGGGTTCGGCTGTGGATGTTGTGCACAGCACGCGCGGCGGCAATATTACCTGCCATTTTCCCGGTCAGCTGGTGGCCTACCCTATCATCAACCTGAAAAAACGTTCCGGCGGCGTCCGGGCCTATGTAAATGATGTGGAAGAAACCGCCATCCGCACGGTACGGCGCTTTGGCATTGAAGCGGCCCGCAAGCCGGGTTTTCCCGGCGTATGGGTGGGCGGCAGCAAGATTGCCTCTCTGGGCATTGCCGTACAGCGCCACGTGACCCTGCACGGTCTGGCAATGAATGTGGACAGGGATCTTTCCCTCTTCAACATCATCACCCCATGCGGCCTTGATGGCGTGACCGCCACCTCGGTGCAGCGGGAACAGAACGGCGACCCGGCGACTATGGATGCTGTGAAAGCATGCTTTCTTGAAGCCTTTTGCGAGGTTTTCAGCCAGCCGCTGCCGCCCCTGCAATCGACGCAAGCCTGCGAAGCCCTGCTCGCGGGCCAACCGTAA
- the lipA gene encoding lipoyl synthase, whose protein sequence is MTQPDSSDNSGSANAPLRKPAWLRRPLASDRRFFTTSALLNEQGLSTVCKEANCPNRQECFSSGTATFLILGETCTRNCRFCNIHPGQTSAPDPTEPQRVAQAAVTLGLRHVVVTSVTRDDLADGGSAQFAAVIQALRQALPQSSVEVLIPDFQGNADALRTVMDAKPHIINHNVETHPALYAQVRPQADYEQSLELLRRVNDCGMTAKSGLMVGLGETDAQVLEVIKDLHTVGCSIVTIGQYLPPTSQHHKLDRYVTPEQFEEYAAYGKSLGLRHVFSGPLVRSSYHAANFA, encoded by the coding sequence ATGACCCAACCCGATTCTTCCGATAATTCCGGTTCTGCCAACGCCCCTCTGCGCAAGCCCGCATGGCTGCGCCGCCCGCTGGCCTCCGACAGGCGCTTTTTCACCACCTCCGCCCTGCTGAACGAGCAGGGGCTTTCCACCGTGTGCAAGGAGGCCAACTGCCCCAACCGGCAGGAATGCTTTTCTTCCGGCACGGCCACATTTCTGATTTTGGGTGAAACCTGTACGCGCAATTGCCGCTTCTGCAATATCCACCCCGGCCAGACCAGCGCCCCCGACCCCACGGAACCTCAGCGCGTGGCTCAGGCCGCCGTTACGCTGGGACTCAGGCATGTGGTTGTCACTTCTGTGACGCGTGACGATCTTGCGGACGGTGGTTCCGCCCAGTTTGCCGCCGTTATTCAGGCGCTCCGGCAGGCCCTGCCGCAGAGCAGTGTCGAGGTGCTTATCCCCGATTTTCAGGGCAACGCCGATGCCCTGCGCACGGTCATGGACGCCAAACCCCATATCATCAACCACAATGTGGAAACGCACCCCGCGCTCTATGCGCAGGTGCGCCCCCAAGCCGATTACGAGCAAAGCCTGGAACTGCTGCGCCGCGTGAATGACTGCGGCATGACGGCCAAAAGCGGCCTCATGGTGGGGCTGGGCGAAACAGACGCGCAGGTGCTTGAGGTGATCAAGGACCTGCACACCGTGGGCTGCTCCATTGTGACCATCGGCCAGTACCTGCCGCCCACAAGCCAGCACCACAAGCTTGACCGCTATGTGACGCCGGAACAGTTTGAAGAGTACGCCGCCTACGGTAAATCGCTGGGTTTGCGCCACGTGTTTTCCGGTCCGCTGGTGCGCAGCAGCTACCACGCAGCCAACTTTGCCTGA